The window ttgtaaacttccttatcttcttatgttcttatttcttatacaatgctgccaccgtgtggacatttactagaactgttttttataatatatatatttgtcaagtctcaagtcacaacggtcaagggtaaagtctggaaacagccaagcctgattgacgtgatgaggaagataaggatgatgatgatgatgatgatgatgatgatgatgatgaggaggagtgtgagggaggagaccctcacattgtctcagtatgtatctggacatttactgcaaatatttttaatctgtttttgtatggtgtttctgatccttgtgtctagtaaggaaaataataaaaacaaaattcacttccctgttgtacggggactggaggcctgtggttgggagtgtcctgaaaaccaaaagaaaggttaatgaagagtacggtttagagagctggtttggaaaggagcacacttccagaacaatggattgcagtactattgttgagataaactgatatgcaatggttcagaTTTTATGTATAAATCTGTTATTTTaaacttgttcactgtatttctgtttttaaaccgAGTTGTTGCTTACTTTTCATTAATATTACCAATTTTGCTGTAAAAATGgtgtttaattctgtattttgttgtttttttattgtattgtaaagcactttgagacactgtgtgaaaggtgctatataaataaagaaactttAAACGTACATCACTGCTTTCTAGCTATTTTTAGTGGGAAGATGAAGCAGTGATGTGAGTAACTAGACAGGGTTTCTTGGCCATCTTCAATAATAAAAACTTGTAATAGCCATCTTCCCACTAAAACTAGCTAGAAAGCAGTGATTTGTGTAACTACACAATGTTTGCTACATTAGTCAAATATTCTAATACCCATCATGCCAGTAAAAACTAGCAGAAAAGTTGTTTGTGTCTTTTGCCATTTTCCCACTGCAGactgtattaacagtatttctcCTAAAAATGTGCATTCAACTGCATATTTCACAATTACAGATGTGTTTAAAGAGGTGTCTATCAAAGCACAGTAAATAAAGCATAGACATTATTGTAGTGGCCTCTAGTGTCAGTGAGAGTAATTGCAGGCACTCACCCCAGTCATCCTGATCATCTTTTCAGTAGGACTCTTGTTGATGCCGCCATGCCGCGTTCATTTCACAAACAAAGGGCCGGCCACACCCGTGCGTCGCACACAACTAAACTTGAATCTAAACTAAATGGAACTCAGATTGTGCTGCGCTTTGTATTATAATAGGATCCAGTCTTACACAATGACATTTTTTTGGTATCATCGTGCATTAATTTCTGATacatattattcttttaaaatgaactcTTAAAGGGAAGCTCTGCACCTGCTGTGGAATGCAACTCTGTCACATGACACGTTTGCATTCCGCAGCAAAGCAGCTGTGTGAGCATGGACACCTGTccctgcagagcagagcagcaagtGGGAAATGAGAATAAATAGTTCTGTACTGCGatattaaaaagtttaatttcACTCTTAATTATATAAATTTGTAGAGGGGGGAAACTGGTTTCCATCTTCTTTATGTGGAATGGTTAAAAGTACTGAATTCTAGCTCTAAACTTGCTGACGTTTTGCAATACCCAGGAGCTGTGCACGAGCTGTTACCAGAGGGGAAGATTAACCAGCACCTTGGAaaacaggaattctgtacagcatcacacacaaatcatgacaaacaaacaattcatcatttattgtacattagatcattaaaaaaaataaaaagcatgataaacttgaaaataaatagtgTAAGTTCAAAATGTTAAATCCTGAAACTCATTTCCACACTGAGTTATcgatttctcctgactcgtccatcagatgaggtgtggaatagtttcctttctgcatattcccactcccaggcactgactgcattgacagcctgagttaaactgacagcagagaagcctcttgtgacgtgtccgcATCATCACCCACTATCTGACACAGAGTGCAAGAGAGTTTTAAATGCATGTTCTTAAGAGTGATCTACAAAACAGTTATTACACAGGGATTCGTAATGCAAGGTTAATATTATTTTCCCCTCATGAGTGAAAAGTCCCATTGAACATGGTTTTTAAAGTTTCTCtcctgtgaattcgctggtgtttttgaaggacTTGTTTACAACTGAAaatcttcccacagtcagagcagcgatacggtttctctcctgtgtgagtccaCTGGTGGTATTGAAGGCTTTGTTTcacagtgaaactcttcccacagtcagagcagcgatacggtttctctcctgtgtgagtccaTTGGTGGTTTTGAAGGCCTTGTTTCacacggaaactcttcccacagtcagagcagcaatacggtttctctcctgtgtgagttcgctggtgtgctttcaggtttCCTGAGcaactaaaactcttcccacagtcagagcagcgatacggtttctctcctgtgtgagttcgctggtggttttgaaggccttgtttcacactgaaactcttcccacagtctgagcagcgatacggtttctctcctgtgtgagttcgctggtggttttgaaggccttgtttcacactaaaactcttcccacagtcagagcagcgatacggtttctctcttgtatgaattcgctggtgtgaaacaaggtatcctgactgactgaaactcttcccaaagtcatagcagtgatacggtttctttcCTGTGTAAGTCCGctgggttttgtttaaatgcacGAACAGCGTGatacctttcccacagtcaggatattctccaccgcctgccctcactttagctgctggactggaacctggaaaatatgaacaggaaagacagTAAGAGGGAGTGCTTGTAGGcttaaatatgaacaggaaagacagaaacagggactgcttgtaggcttaaggttggttcatacttcagactgaCAATTTCTGGTTGGAGTTGAGGGTCTCCGACCCCCTGCGACAGGTTGAATAATGCCATCCACACTCCTGCCACAGGTGTATGAACCAAACCTTAGGGCATGTGCAGGGCTGATTAACACATGATCCCTGACATTCGAACTGAGGCATGCATCTCAAAATCAAAATTGTTCTGACGggtgttatgcagatttctgtaccccatagaattctgcatcccccctgtgcagatgcagtttctcAGACTGCTGGATGCGGACGCGCACACGCGATATTTCTGTACCCGAGCCCAGGTGTTTTCTCAAGCACTCCTGCAGCTTCAACACATATTGTGAACAAGACAAAACTAGTGATGTGGCAAAATAAAAACCGCACATTTAACTCCACTGATTTTCTAGATATGCAGGACATTCAGCCTCCTGTGTTGCTCATCCATGAAACCCTTGATTTAAAGTAACCTTAGAAAagattttcttcttttaaaacgcgttttcatttttttcacatgTACTGTCCAGAATCATCAAGTGTTCATATCCAGCGATCTTTGAAAGAAAATGCAACTGTGTCGGGATGGAATCATCAAGGGTACACAATTCTACAGGGTATAGAAAGCTACCATAGGAAACACCTGAATATACTTGTATGTCAAAACATTGACGATTCTCTGCTCTGGAGAAAagggcattttctttaatgaagcgcGTCAAACCCAAGGAGTCAAGCATTTTTAATTGTGCTCaattgtttaaactttgtcaaaaatggCCAAATATTAACAACAAGAGCGTATCTGCAAATACAGCTACTCAGAGTTTTCTTTCGTTGCCTTCACCAGATGCATCGGAAGGCTTGGCATTTAAatcagccaagccttcattttcattac of the Acipenser ruthenus chromosome 43, fAciRut3.2 maternal haplotype, whole genome shotgun sequence genome contains:
- the LOC131709384 gene encoding zinc finger protein 79-like isoform X1; the protein is MLCSQLLNRILCAVMDSVEMESVQIKEEFPELEPLPFTVEFFGLASLLIKQELCEMQCDSSQPEVSEIKAEHNEFEIPQTEEPLPVKQEEVLETVRIKQEPPEVEFAHMEPGKEESEDFKPNIPELEPVRLRECSVVLERVCVREQGAGEEGSLNSMQGGGQGDRCSHSECSLAGSSPAAKVRAGGGEYPDCGKGITLFVHLNKTQRTYTGKKPYHCYDFGKSFSQSGYLVSHQRIHTREKPYRCSDCGKSFSVKQGLQNHQRTHTGEKPYRCSDCGKSFSVKQGLQNHQRTHTGEKPYRCSDCGKSFSCSGNLKAHQRTHTGEKPYCCSDCGKSFRVKQGLQNHQWTHTGEKPYRCSDCGKSFTVKQSLQYHQWTHTGEKPYRCSDCGKIFSCKQVLQKHQRIHRRETLKTMFNGTFHS
- the LOC131709384 gene encoding zinc finger protein OZF-like isoform X2 codes for the protein MDSVEMESVQIKEEFPELEPLPFTVEFFGLASLLIKQELCEMQCDSSQPEVSEIKAEHNEFEIPQTEEPLPVKQEEVLETVRIKQEPPEVEFAHMEPGKEESEDFKPNIPELEPVRLRECSVVLERVCVREQGAGEEGSLNSMQGGGQGDRCSHSECSLAGSSPAAKVRAGGGEYPDCGKGITLFVHLNKTQRTYTGKKPYHCYDFGKSFSQSGYLVSHQRIHTREKPYRCSDCGKSFSVKQGLQNHQRTHTGEKPYRCSDCGKSFSVKQGLQNHQRTHTGEKPYRCSDCGKSFSCSGNLKAHQRTHTGEKPYCCSDCGKSFRVKQGLQNHQWTHTGEKPYRCSDCGKSFTVKQSLQYHQWTHTGEKPYRCSDCGKIFSCKQVLQKHQRIHRRETLKTMFNGTFHS